The sequence CGCGCGCATGGCGTGGATGGCCGTGCGCGCGGCCGTGCCCGTCGCGCTCGCGACGCTCCCGGTCGTGGCCCTGCGCCTCGCGCTGTGGGGCGGCGAGCGGCCGCTCTGGCAGGCGCTGCTCGAGCTGGCGCTGTGGCTCGGCGCGCTGGCGGCCGTGACCCGCCGCCTCGAAGGCGACCTGCTGGGCGAGCTGCGCGGCTACCTGAGGCGCAGCGCGTGAGCGAGCCGGCGACGCGCGACGGTCGCGTGCGGGTCGCGCTGCTGTGGCTCGCCGCGGCCGTCATCAGCGGCTTCACCGCGCGCCGGTATCTGGGGCCGCTCGACGAGGGCGTGCTGATGCAAGCCGCCGCCCGGATGGCGGACGGGCAGTGGCCGTGGCGTGACTTCGGTTGGTCCTACGGGCCGGGGCAGCCGCTGGCCGTGCTGGGGCTCGGCGACTCGCTGTTGTCGTGGCGCGTGCTCCGCGTGGCCGCCGACGCCACCGTGGCGGTCCTGATCTGGGCGCTCGTGCGGGACGTCCGGCCGCGCTGGGCGCTGCCCGCGTGGCTGGCGGCGGCGGTGACGGCCGCGCAGCCGACGAGCGCGAACCCGACCGCGCCCGCCCTCGCGTTCTCGCTCGGCGCCGTCTACCTCGCCACCCGGGGCCGTCCGGCGTGGGCGGGCGCGCTCGCGGGGCTGGCCGCCTTCTGGCGGCCGGACATGGGCGCGATCGCCGCGCTGGCCGCGGCGGCCGTACTCGTCCTGGGGGACCGCCGTGAAGGTGCGGCGCGACGCCGTGATGCAGCCGCGACGGCCAGCCAGGGCGGCGACACCGGCGAGGGCGCGCCTGCGGCCGGACTCTCGAGCGCGGCGCGCGGGCGGGCAGCGGCGGCCGGGCGCTGGCGCGGCGCGGGTCTCGTACTGGTCAGCGCCGCCGTGGTCGGGCTGGCGCTGTACGCGCCGTTTCTGGTCGCGGCCGGGCCCGGCCGGGTGTGGGACGCGCTCGTCGTGCAGGCCACGCGGGACGGGGAGTACTGGCGGCTGCCGTTCCCGGACGGGTTCCCGGGTGGGGACACGAAGGACTTCCTGGCGTGGCTGGCGCCGTACGGGGCGCTGGTCGTGCTGGCGGTCGCGGCGTTCCAGCGGCGGGGCGTGGGACTGGTCGTGCTCGGCGCGGGCGCGGCGGTCTACTTCCTCTCGCGCGCGGATCTGGAGCATGCGCAGGGGCTGCTGGTGCTCGCGGCCGGGCTCGCGGCGCTGATCCGGCCGCGCGTCCTGGGGGCGGCGCTGCTCGCGGTCCTGATCCTGGTCGGCGTCGGGAACCGGGCCTCCGCGCTGCTCAGGCCGCCGGAGCTCGCGACCTTCGAGCACGTGCGCGTCCCGCCGGCGGAAGCAGCGGCGCTGACCAAGACGGTCGCGCTCGTCCAGCGGCTCGTCCCACCGGGTGAGCCGATCTACGTCGCGCCGCGGCGCAGCGACCTGGTGTCGTTCTCCAACCCGCTGCTGCACCGGCTGGTGGACCGACCGAACGTGCTCCGGCGCGACGTGCTCCTGCAGGCCAAGCCGGACGAGCAGCAGGCGATCGTGGCCAAGCTGCGCGCGACCCGGCCGCGGGTGATCATCCGCTGGACCGATCCGGCTTCGGCGGCGCCGGAGCCCAACCGCCGCGGCCGGCCGAGCGGGTCGCGCGCCCTCGACGACTACATCGACGGCGCGTACGTCCTGCGGGCGCGCTACGGGTACTACGACGTGCTGGCGTCGCGCTCGATCGCCTCGCGGTAGAGATCCGCGAAGGGGCGCTCGCCGTCCGCGCCGAACGCCTTGCCGACGCCCGGCGAGGACATCGTCAGCGTCGCGCCCGTGCTGAGGTGCTCGGCGATCTCCGGGAAGTGCATGGTGGAGACCAGCAGCACACGCGCCGGCTCGCTGCCGGCGGCCACCCGGTGGGCGCCATCGGGTCCACGCGGGAACGCGACCACGGCGCCGGGCACGAGCTCGCGCTCCCCGTCGGGCGTGCGCAGCCGCGGTCGCCCCGACAGGACGATCAGCAGCTCCTCGTTGCCGTGATGCACGTGATACGGCGAGACGGCGACCCCGGGCTCGAGCTCGTAGACGGTCGCGCCGAGCTCGGTCGCGCCCGCGGCGGCTCCGACCATCTGGCCGCGCACGCCCGGAGGCGTGCCGTCCTGCCACTCCGGCTCGAAGACGTTCGGGTCACCGGTCATGAGCCGCGATACTGACAGGGAATGGCCGTCCGGATCCTCGTCGCCGCCCTCGCGCTCGCCCTCGCCGGGTTCCTCGTCGTGCAGGAGCGAGGTGCGCGCGCGGCCGACCGGATCACCGGCGCCGCGCTCGCCGATCCCAACCCGCAGCGGCTCGCCGAGGCCACGGCCGACCTGAGCACCGCACGGCGCTGGAACCCGGAGACGACGCCCGCGCTGGACCTTGCGATTGCCGAGGCCCGCGCGGGCCGCTACGCGCAGGCGGGCGCGCGGATCGTCGCCGTGACGCGGGAGGAGCCCGAGAACGCGCGCGCGTTCCAGCTGCTGTGCAGCGTCGCCAAGCGCTACGACTCGGACTTGGCCGCCACGGCCTGCGCCCGGGGGCGCGTCCTGGCGCCGCCGGTCGGCTCCTTGAAGCGCAGCAGCGGCCGCTCGACCAGGTAGTACGAGGCCGCCGCGCAGGCGGTCGCCGCGGCGATCACGAGCGCCGTGTAGAGCACCATCCCCGCCACCGGCGGCCACACGCGCGTGTCCAGGAACGCGAACACGAACGGCTGGTGGTAGAGGAAGATCCCGTAGGAGACGAGGCCCAGCCACGCCAGGACAGGGGTCGAGAGCAGCATCGCGGGCAGCGAGCGGCGGCCGTCGTGGAAGACCATCGGCGCGACGAGGAAGAACGCCATCGCCCCGTACAGCACGTGCTTGAGCTGCAGGCTCGCGTTGCTGATGTCCGGCGAGAACGGATCGCGCGGCATGCCGATCGCCCACGCGGCGAGCGTCAGGCACGCGAAGGCGAGGAGCCAGCACACCAGCGCGTGATCAGCGGCGAACCGCACCGCCCGCGACTGGACGCCCCACGCGCTCGTCACCGCCAGCACGAGCCCGCCGGTGAACCACAGCCACGTGCCCGGCAGCTGGTTGCCGAACACGCCGTGGGGATCGACCGCGACCACGATCGTGCGCACGAGGATCGCCACGACGGCGCCCGCGAGCAGGAGCAGCAGCTCGCCCTTCGCCTGCGCGTCACGGTCGCGCTTGCCCAGCAGACGCGCCATCAGCCCGGCGTAGAGCGGCAGCAGCACGTAGAACGCGGCCTCCACCGACAGGCTCCAGGCGACGCCGATGCCCTGGATGATCGTGTCCTCGCTCCAGCTCTGCAGCAGCCCCCAGTACACCCACCACTGGTCGCCGAACAGGCCCGGGTTGTGGTCGGGGTCGAGCAGGCCGAGCGCGAGCACCGCGACCCAGTAGGCCGGCAGGATCCGCAGCGCCCGCCGCCGCGCGTAGCGCCACACCTTCACGGGCGGGCGCCCGTCGAGCCGCGCGCGGACGAACGGCCGGTACAGCAGGAACGCCGACAGCACGAAGAAGATCGCGACGCCGCTGTCCATCCGGGCCGTCCAGGCCCCGAGGAACTCGCCGGCGTTGAAGCCGCCGAGCTGCGTCGTGTGCGTGACGACGACGAACAGCGCCGCGACCGCGCGCAGCGGGTCCAGCAGCGGGAAGCGCGGGTTGCCGGGCGGCGGGGTGACGGCCTGAGGCGGCACGGCCTGCGGAGCTTATTCCGCCTCGGCGAGCAGCTTCGCCGCCAGCAGCAGCGCCGTGAGGCTGAGCGCCGGAAGCTCCCAGTCCCAGTCGAGGCCCGCGTGCAACGCGAACACGACCAGCGCGGCGACGATCGCGGGGTCGGCGCCCCGCCGTCGTGCGGCGCCGACGATCCCGCCGAGGAACGCCGCGAGCGCGACCAGGCCGACGATGCCCAGCTCGGCGGCGGTCTCCAGGTAGAGCGAATGGGCGTCCTTGACGCCCTCTGCGATGTCGCGCCGCTGGAGCCACTCGACGGCGAAGCCGCCCGACCCGACGCCCTGCAGCGGATGCGCGGCGAACACGTTCACCGCGACCTCCCAGTAGGCGTAGCGATTGCTCTGCACGCTCACGAGCCGGCCGGCCTCGGTCGATCCGGCCGCGCCCTGGCTTCCGCTCGTGGCGACGGCGATCACCGTGCCGGCCAAGAGAGCGACGAGCGCCGCGGTGGCGAGCGGCCGAAGGCGGGGAACAGGGGTGTCGTCAGCGCGGACGGCGACGCCGGCGAGCGCTGACAGAATCGCGATGACGAAGCTCATCAGCAGGCCTTGAGCCGTCGAACCGTCGACGTCCTGCACGCCGGGCAGCGCGAGCGCCGCGGCACTGGCGAGGCCGGCGGCCAGCGCCACCGTCAGCGCCGCGCGCAGCCCCGCGCGGGTCGGCTGCAACGCGACGAGCACGGCGAGACCGGCCAGCCCGGCGCCGATCGCCCCGCGCGACAGCGTGAGATAGAGGTCCAGGCCGAGGATCGGCGCTGCGGCCGCCGCCAGCCGGTGCCCGCGCGCGGCGAGGCCGGCGGCCAGCACGAGCCCGATCGCCGCCAGCGCGCCCTGCCCGTTCCAGTAGGTGAGCGGATGCGCCAGGCGGTCCCCGGCGGACGGCAGCGCGTCCAACGTGAAGATGGACGGCAGGAGGCGCTCGGAGAGCCCGTAGGCGGCGGTGGCGACGATCGTCGCCAGCAGCGCGGGCTCGACCCAGCGGACGCCGCGCAGCAGCGCGATCCCGGCAGCGAACGCGGCCGTGTAGAGGGTCAGCCGCTCGAAGTCGGCGAACGCCGGACCCTGCACCGGCACCCAGAGCAGGCTCAGCCCGGTCCAGGCGGTCAGCGCCGCGAGGCCGCCCAGGGCGACCCGGCCGTGGCGCGAGCGGGGGAGGGGCCGTTCGGCGACGAACGCCGCCAGCGCGAGCAGGACGCACGCGAGGATCGCCACCCGCACGCGTGTGACCCCGAAGTAGCCGCCCCGCCCGAAGGCCAGCAGCGCGGGAAGCGCGAGCAGCGCTGCGGCGGCGAAACGGGGCATCCGAGGCGCGGAGGGTATCCGTCCTCGCCGACGGCCCGCATATGCTCACCCGCCTCGTGTCCCGAGGTCGGCTCCTTCCCGCTGCGCTGGCGGCGCTCGCGCTGCTCATCTCGCTGCTGCAGCGGCCCGGCGACGCGTCGTCGGACACGAAGATCGACCTGCACGTCGATCCCGCCGGATTCCTGGGTGACGTGGCGTCCGCGTGGTCCTCGACGGGGGATCTCGGGCACGTGCAGGGCGGCCAGTACGGCGGCTACCTGTTCCCGATGGGGCCGTTCTTCGCGCTCGGGCATGCGTTGGGCGGCGCACCCTGGCTGGTGCAGCGGCTGTGGCTGGCGCTGATCCTCGCGCTCGCGGCGTGGGGCGCCGTGCGGCTGATGGACGAGCTCGTCGGCCCCCAGCGCGGGCTGCCGCACGTGGTCGCGGGGCTGCTGTTCCTGCTGAACCCATACGTGGTCGTGTTCACGGCGCGCACGTCGATCACGCTGCTCGGCTACGCGGCGCTGCCGTGGCTGCTGGTGGCCGTCCGGCGCGGCCTGATCACGCCCGGGTGGCGCTGGCCGGCGGCGTTCGCGTTGATCGTCACGGCGTCCGGCGGCGGCGTGAACGCGGCCGTGACCGCGTGGGTCCTGCTCGGGCCGGTGCTGCTCGGCGCGTACCTGTGGTGGACCGGGGCGACCGGTCCACGCGCGTTGTGGGGCTTCGGCTGGCGCACGACCCTGGCGACCGCGTTCGCGTCCGCCTGGTGGGTGATGCCGCTGCTGGTGCAGTCGCGCTACGGCGTCGACTTCCTGCGGTTCACCGAGCAGCCCGGGACGATCTGGTCGACGACATCGCTGCCGGAGTCGCTGCGGCTCATGGGCTACTGGATCTCGTACCTGGGCGTGGGGTACGGGGGAGAGCTGCGGCCGTACTTCGGGGACGGCGCCGTGCTGCTGTTCGCGCTGCCGGTGGTGCTGGCCGGGACGCTCGTGCCCGCACTGGCGCTGGCGAGCTTCGCGATCACGCGCCGCCACCCGTTCGCGCCCTTCGCCCTCGGGCTCGTGCTGATCGGCCTGATCGTCATGACGGTCGGCTTCCCGGAGGGGACACCGCTCCGAAAAGCGTCGAACTTCACGTACAACAACTTCGTACCGATCCAGTTCCTGCGCACGACCTACAAGGCGGGGCCGCTCGTCGCGCTGGGCGTCGCGCTGCTGGCCGGATTCGCAGCGACCAAACCCCGTGCGGTCGTGTTCGTGGCGCTCGCGCTCGTCGCCTGCTGGCCGCTCACGCGCGGCCGCGCGCTCGACGACCAGCTGCTGTGGGAGCGGATCCCGTCGACCTGGGTCGACGCGGCCGCCCACGTGGACGCCAACGCGGGTGACGGCCGCGCGGTCGTGCTCCCGGGCCAGCTGTACGCGTACTACCGCTGGGGCGGCACGATCGACCCGATC comes from Solirubrobacter pauli and encodes:
- a CDS encoding O-antigen ligase family protein yields the protein MPRFAAAALLALPALLAFGRGGYFGVTRVRVAILACVLLALAAFVAERPLPRSRHGRVALGGLAALTAWTGLSLLWVPVQGPAFADFERLTLYTAAFAAGIALLRGVRWVEPALLATIVATAAYGLSERLLPSIFTLDALPSAGDRLAHPLTYWNGQGALAAIGLVLAAGLAARGHRLAAAAAPILGLDLYLTLSRGAIGAGLAGLAVLVALQPTRAGLRAALTVALAAGLASAAALALPGVQDVDGSTAQGLLMSFVIAILSALAGVAVRADDTPVPRLRPLATAALVALLAGTVIAVATSGSQGAAGSTEAGRLVSVQSNRYAYWEVAVNVFAAHPLQGVGSGGFAVEWLQRRDIAEGVKDAHSLYLETAAELGIVGLVALAAFLGGIVGAARRRGADPAIVAALVVFALHAGLDWDWELPALSLTALLLAAKLLAEAE
- a CDS encoding cupin domain-containing protein, which encodes MTGDPNVFEPEWQDGTPPGVRGQMVGAAAGATELGATVYELEPGVAVSPYHVHHGNEELLIVLSGRPRLRTPDGERELVPGAVVAFPRGPDGAHRVAAGSEPARVLLVSTMHFPEIAEHLSTGATLTMSSPGVGKAFGADGERPFADLYREAIERDASTS
- a CDS encoding acyltransferase family protein, whose protein sequence is MPPQAVTPPPGNPRFPLLDPLRAVAALFVVVTHTTQLGGFNAGEFLGAWTARMDSGVAIFFVLSAFLLYRPFVRARLDGRPPVKVWRYARRRALRILPAYWVAVLALGLLDPDHNPGLFGDQWWVYWGLLQSWSEDTIIQGIGVAWSLSVEAAFYVLLPLYAGLMARLLGKRDRDAQAKGELLLLLAGAVVAILVRTIVVAVDPHGVFGNQLPGTWLWFTGGLVLAVTSAWGVQSRAVRFAADHALVCWLLAFACLTLAAWAIGMPRDPFSPDISNASLQLKHVLYGAMAFFLVAPMVFHDGRRSLPAMLLSTPVLAWLGLVSYGIFLYHQPFVFAFLDTRVWPPVAGMVLYTALVIAAATACAAASYYLVERPLLRFKEPTGGARTRPRAQAVAAKSES